From Aurantimicrobium sp. INA4, one genomic window encodes:
- a CDS encoding YdeI/OmpD-associated family protein translates to MSSREVRDKKGNLRRKLVEMPADVKQALEHRGLRADYDHRPAYQRNDYLAWITRAVRPEIRQKRLNQMLEELEKGGVYMRMDHPASKK, encoded by the coding sequence ATGAGTTCTCGAGAGGTTCGCGATAAGAAAGGCAACCTACGCCGCAAGCTTGTTGAGATGCCTGCAGATGTGAAGCAGGCATTGGAACACCGCGGACTTCGCGCCGACTACGACCACCGGCCTGCCTATCAACGCAACGATTACCTTGCCTGGATTACTCGAGCAGTTCGCCCCGAGATTCGACAAAAGAGATTGAATCAAATGCTGGAAGAATTAGAAAAGGGTGGCGTCTATATGAGAATGGATCACCCAGCCTCAAAGAAGTAG
- a CDS encoding LON peptidase substrate-binding domain-containing protein encodes MALILPQFPVGSVLMPYMPLALRVFEPRYLKLMGDLVGSDNPVFGVPLYPQRVAAGQQPERLTIGTVAKVEDFGMTDENLGITATGTKRFVITKWLEPDPYPRAEVEYLPELVWDYKFDSQRMSLELEVRNLLTRASKYGEMLWDADTEVSDEPIASIWQLSGMLPVPGPELHTLLESEDVETLIENALAICAGGNRYLDALDAGQSPQD; translated from the coding sequence CTGCCCCAATTCCCTGTGGGGTCAGTCTTGATGCCCTACATGCCTTTGGCATTACGAGTATTTGAGCCCCGTTACCTCAAACTCATGGGGGACCTCGTTGGTTCCGATAACCCGGTCTTTGGTGTTCCCCTGTATCCACAACGTGTTGCGGCAGGCCAACAACCCGAGCGCCTCACTATTGGCACGGTTGCCAAAGTAGAAGACTTTGGCATGACTGATGAGAACCTGGGCATCACCGCCACAGGTACCAAGCGCTTCGTCATTACGAAGTGGTTAGAACCAGATCCTTATCCACGAGCAGAGGTGGAGTATCTTCCTGAGCTGGTCTGGGATTATAAGTTTGATTCACAGCGCATGAGTCTTGAATTAGAAGTTCGTAACCTGCTCACTCGTGCGAGTAAGTATGGTGAGATGCTCTGGGATGCTGATACTGAAGTCTCTGATGAACCTATCGCTTCCATTTGGCAGCTCTCAGGGATGCTACCCGTTCCTGGTCCGGAACTTCACACCCTTTTGGAATCAGAAGATGTTGAGACACTCATCGAGAATGCGCTCGCGATCTGCGCTGGCGGGAATAGGTATCTGGACGCACTCGATGCGGGTCAATCTCCTCAAGATTGA